DNA from Tachysurus fulvidraco isolate hzauxx_2018 chromosome 16, HZAU_PFXX_2.0, whole genome shotgun sequence:
CCAATTCTTGGGGTTAAACCAaagcacattatatatatattttccccaCAAGTTGATAAActgagaaaaggaagaaaggtgTAAGAGAGAGCTAGAGGTTTAGTGGAAATCCAAAATATTACCTTTTGGAGACTGGTAGGATTGAGCTGCGTCTTATCAATAATTTTTATGGCCACCTGCAGAAAATGAAGGAGACAAATGGCATTTTACTGACCCTGCTGCTCACAGGGGAACGGCAATATCTTAAAATAAGGACGTGGAAACGACTTCAAAATCTCTATGACACATGATACATATTACATCAAAAATACattcaaaattaaataaaaatctaattttatttttaaacttgtcTGTTTAACACTCATTGGATCTGATGGATGATTGAGAAAGACTGGGAAGAGAAatgtctggggaaaaaaaaacaggcagtcGCAAAAAGAATGAGTGATGTTTAAAGCTCACCTCTCGACCCGTCAGGATGTGCCGTGCCAATTTGACCTTGGCAAAATTGCCCTTGCCGATGGTTTTGAGCAGCCGGTAGTTGCCGATATGTGGCTGCTCGTCGGCGCACGAGGCGATGGAGTTGCGGCATCTTGCCCCGGATCGGCTGGACCTTGTGGCACCATCGTTTCTCCCGTCAGTGTGAGAGGTGTGCTGGAGACAAAATCACAGCTTAGTGACACCGTTCACGAGTCTCCAAAAAAGAAATCCCAcaatacacaaccatacactgTACAACATGGATGAAATGTTTTCCAGTTGTCTTTCgaaagcagaataaaaataaaacagaaaaaattaaTACATGTAATTACATGTAAAAGCACAGGGCAAAAATATAGATAGAATACATATATCCTTGCAAACAGAGAACAgaataaagtgaataaagtTCAATCTAAAGATTAAAGTGCAATTTGTTTGCATTTAGTGCAATCTACATTTAAGTCAAATCCCAGCATAATATATTAAGTCTAACAAATTGTAGCCAGCAGCCAACCAAGTGCTCCAATATGCAACTTTAAATGCATTCGATTAAAACTTCTGAGCTAAGACTAGATAAAAGCAAAGAAACCTTTCCCTCGAATCAGAATTACTCCTCGTCAGCTCAGGACAGTTGTCTTTACCCCAAGTCCAACACATGACATTAAAATCAACATGGCTGTTCAGAGcaccaagaaaaaaacaaagcagctttaaatgaGTTATGctgtatatacaaaaatatgcaGACAGATCCTTACAGCACTGACGACACAACTTGTTGTTTTGAGATGCGTTACCCATCTCAAACAAACAACTGGCTGGAATGTTGTCCATAATGTCaaccatgtttttttccctcacgTTGTTGCTCAACCGAACAAAGGAAAAACGCCTTAAATAAAGCAATTCAAAATTCTTGACCACTTTTCAGGTAAGACAAATGCAGCATTAGTTTAAATCTAAGATAGTGCAGATGTTCAGTTGCACCACAGAGTGTGTCAATGAGTAGTGTGCAATTGTAGTTCCTTTAGATCTAAACAGAGTCAGGCTCAGAGTCAGTCCATCAACATCCTAGCAGACAGCAATCCAGCAATAAGGGGAAAAATTCATCCAGGATCGAGAGACAGGAAAGCAGATTTCAAAAGCATGCAACTCACTCAGAGAGACAAATTGAGACAGATTTCAAAATCATGCAACTCTCTCAGAGAAACCTGCTTCAGAGAAAGTGCTTCAAGCACTTCTACATAATCCAAATAGATTATGTACAATAAAGTGCTAACGGAAACTTATGACAAAACAAAGCATTTTGTGTTTATGACTATTTGTACTTTATCTTATGGTCTGTTCAAGTCTATCATCATTGCTGAAGAACGACTttcaccccctgtatgaaaaGCTCTGAgaagctccttcagtgacagactgttacatcgtAAATGTCTAAGCGATACAGAcactcttttctccctgctgctattagactttacaatcaaagctacTCACAGTGACAAAGTCAATaccaataacaaagtatttaaaatgtgcaataacagaaattttgaaaaatgtgcaatattacctgtgtgcaatatgtcttcagtgtaaccactactctttttatacatttttgtttttgtatatactgtatattatattgtgtcttaaattctttattgtttttatatatttttgctgccGTAACagagaaataatgtttttaaaaaaaaaaaactcactaaATTCAGATGATGTGGTCATTAATGTACAAAACAGGCTACAAATGACTTTACATTGTCGTGGTACAAATATCTGCAGAGGTCCTCGTTTTCTGTGGAAAGGCAGTGAATACACACTATTcaacagtgttgtataaagtattagaaagcaatacttgagtaaaagtacaagtatcatactagaaaaagactttggtagaagtgaaagtcaccttttagaatattacacaagtaaaagtcttaaagtatctgatatttactgtactgaagtatcaaaagtcattttctgacatttaatgtacttaagtatttgaagtaaaagtaaaaagtaaaatttcagtgattttcggtaggtataagagcaggggcggttctagggtttcatcattaggggttttagccctcagtgagaatttaaaacaagagttttatattatatattatatgactacatagtaagccaaaagttatggtattattgaatttcaaaagtggacaccaaaatgttatgcatgatgtaatgatgccagtcttgaatcaaatcagttcatgtatgtgtgcattctctataaacagtgtgtccactgaatgcagtcactaataaacaaatattcacaagacaaaaaccaaatcaataaatgttatttttatttagtattgatattgcattaatattttgtttgtgctatcatctctggtaataagaatagtgacatttcactgcttttggttgactccagctctgactgcgcgtgcatgctgcgcgtgtctgtgcttctccgtagagcgtgcggacgtgCAGTGACACTCtataggagcagtgattcgccaaacctcccttattgcagttgcacacatttcttctgattttattttgcagtaacgagtaacgaagatgcttaggggaaatataacggagtaaaagtatacattttatctaggaaatgtagtggagtaaaagtgaaagttgacaaatttaaatagcgaagtaaagtacagatacgtgaaatttctacttaagtacagtaacgaagtatttgtactccgttacaacACTGctattcaaaaatatatatatagacttcCAGtgtttagtcaagtcaagaagcttttattgtcatttcaaccatatatagctaaTGCAGTAGACAGTGAATTGAGACAttactccaggaccagggtgctacatagaaaaaaaaacattttacagttaGAAAACCTTTAAACTTTTTCAAAGTTTACAGAAGTCGTGCTGACAGATCAGTCGGTGATCTGATGAAGCATGAATTTAAATGAtaatcttgaatctttgtataatgttaaactttttgtactttttgcaatatttatgttctgtaaatttgctttgagacaatgttaaaAATTGTTACTGTTAAAAGCGCGTTAccaataaattttaatttaataaattttaacagtctctcacacacaaaaaaaccccaaacataTCCTATTTATATACATGCTATAATTATTTCCATGAATCATTTACTTCCATATGCAGCttgatttttactttaatatgtTCTGTGCTATAACAACTTGATGcttaaacagaaggaaaaaaaatacaaccagAAGCCAGTTATACCACTTGTACAAAAGACTGATTGTTATGCAAATTAATGTCAAAGGCATAACTACTAACTAAAGAATTTTTGTCCTCCAGCTAGGTAAAATCTATCAGTTCAGAATTCCTATTTAGAAACTCGAGACATTCTCAACTCAGAGTTCAGCGAGTGAAGTCAGAACCACACGGATGCTCACAGCCTCGATATTTCAATGGGTTAGCACAAAGTGTCAACACAGAtttacaccattctgtgtaatatatatatacatatatgtatatacgtacatacatattatatatatatatatatatatattttttttttttaagtgcaaaATTTTAGTTTAATGGTTAAGACAGCACTTTCTACATTTAAGTCTATCAAAAGACAAACCATAATAAGGCAAAACAAAAACCTTAAAGCCCCGACAGAGGGAAGTGATGTAAACAACACTAGCTAAACAAATAATGCCATGCTGTTTCCTGGATTTCAGCCAGGACTTTCTCTTTATTTGAGAAACAACAGTCAGTTACAGGAGGTATGGCTTTGCAGAGAgaatttacagtaaatatcatTTGAAAAGCTGATGTTTTTACCCTCTGTACCAGGTTAATGAAAGCACAGCTGTAAAGGcacaaacagaaatgtttagTAGATGACCAATTTACTCTGAAGCCTATAGACATTACCCAGCATTGTACCATAATACAGAACAGGAAATACACCATTAATGCAATATGTAACAGATCACGTTATATAACAGATAATGATGCAGAAATTAtgacaaaaaatatacacacacacacacacgctatgcTATGGGCTGTGCACATCAAGTGAGCGGGTTAAACCCATAAAGGTTGTCACTAGGATTGGAGAACAAAAATGCTCAGGTGATGAAAGCAGCACAAAGTGAACAATGGCAAATATTCTCCCAGTGGCATCTGCTTCTGTTTTGAAGTTTGAGGTAATAACAGTGTTGTATGCTCGGTGAAATTTTGACTGAGGTGACAAGTAGCATCTTTGGCATTGGCAATTTGCTCAAGAGGTtaagcttatttaaaaaaaaaaaaaaaaaagcggaaaaaagaaaaaaccttttagtcagGAGTGGTTTCTGTCTACCCACTGCTGACTAAAGGGTTTAAAGAAGACACTTACAGGATTTTGAGAGCATAAGGAAAATGATTCTCTGGCCTACAGAGACAAAAAATCGATCATTTTGGGATAAACAACTGGCTAAGACAAGCcttacagtgaaacatggtggtgacAGCATCATACCTTGAAGGTGCTTCTCAGTGGCAGGGAAACTGATCAGGACTAAGGGAAGAATGAATGCAGCCAAAAATGAAGGGGTCCTTGAAGAAAACCTGAGTTGAGATCACATGACCTCAGACCGGAGTAAACATTCACTTTAGAGTATTACATCAATCGGAAGCGTACGGCAAAGACAAACCTCTGGAGTTGCTTTGTGACAAGCGTCTGAATGTCCTTCCACACTGTGCTAAATGGTCTGGACTGTTAACTAATAAGAGATGCTTGTTTAggtatttttaatacatttttaaaaaagaataactgATTACATTCTgaaaacactgcatttatagAGTGTATGCTATTGTAGCGACAGGGCTTAGGGTCAAACAACTGGTATAAAATCAAACAGGCAATGATTTCTCTACCACTGTCTCCCTGTGATAAACCAATGGCAATCCATCTAGGACAGAGTTGCCCAAATTAGCACATAAATCGTTTAGGCAGCCAGCTGAATAATATCTGATGAAGGTTGACAGAACCACATGGCCACGGTAAAAAGGGAGCTGACAAGCTGGAGTTTAAAATAACTAGAAAAATGGGGTaagaaatatgtaaataatgctTGTGAGAAAAGATTACTGAAAAGACATTGCATGCATCCCTGTGAGCAACAAGAAGAGAAAATTCTCAACGGTTTGTAGTTATAGTTGTTATGGAAAATCTGTTAAAAAGGTTAGCTCCAGTTATCACTTGTGTTAATGCAACTAGAAACATTCCTTCACTTTCTGCTTAGGTTATTTAAACCAACCAATATACCCTTCTGTGATGGAAAAGCACTGATACTGTAGACTCCTAACATAAAATCTTTTAGAAGTAACAGG
Protein-coding regions in this window:
- the mark3b gene encoding MAP/microtubule affinity-regulating kinase 3 isoform X8, producing MSTRTPLPTVNERDTENHTSHTDGRNDGATRSSRSGARCRNSIASCADEQPHIGNYRLLKTIGKGNFAKVKLARHILTGREVAIKIIDKTQLNPTSLQKESLQ
- the mark3b gene encoding MAP/microtubule affinity-regulating kinase 3 isoform X7; translated protein: MSTRTPLPTVNERDTENHTSHTDGRNDGATRSSRSGARCRNSIASCADEQPHIGNYRLLKTIGKGNFAKVKLARHILTGREVAIKIIDKTQLNPTSLQKNEAPL